Proteins encoded by one window of Sciurus carolinensis chromosome 12, mSciCar1.2, whole genome shotgun sequence:
- the Sde2 gene encoding splicing regulator SDE2 — protein MAGTMSVAWIRGPGFGCKAVWCASDRCSVRDFIHRYCQNQDVPVEYFFVKCNGTLISINDTVQHGAVYSLEPRLRGGKGGFGSMLRALGAQIEKTTNREACRDLSGRRLRDVNHEKAMAEWVKQQAEREAEKEQKRLERLQRKLAEPKHCFASPDYQQQCHEMAERLEDSVLKGMQAASSKMVSAEISENRKRPNKSKTDQGASAKKRKCFWLGMEGLETAEGSSSESSDDDREEAPSTSGMNFSSPKNGRHDVEMAGELPSSSQREEELSTDSGLSEQVQSPVTDSGKSISEDLGAELGETSTKEHEGRKMVREAETKERKKAECQELIEREAAGAGWSKDKEKKEITDGEIVDKVAPGEIRENVSVDKLEEKQSGNTVLGQEAMDLLAFSSAAELESLGLEKLKSELMALGLKCGGTLQERAARLFSVRGLAKEQIDPTLFAKPLKGKKK, from the exons ATGGCGGGGACTATGTCGGTGGCGTGGATTCGCGGCCCCGGCTTCGGGTGCAAAGCGGTGTGGTGTGCCTCGGATCGGTGTTCCGTACGGGATTTTATCCACCGATACTGCCAAAATCAG GATGTTCCAGTGGAATATTTCTTTGTGAAATGCAATGGAACCCTCATTAGCATCAATGATACGGTGCAGCATGGAGCTGTTTATAGTTTGGAACCCCGACTTCGTGGTGGGAAAGGAG GTTTCGGATCCATGCTCCGAGCACTTGGTGCTCAGATTGAGAAGACAACCAATCGAGAAGCTTGCCGGGATCTCAGTGGAAGGAGATTACGCGATGTCAATCATGAAAAAGC aATGGCTGAATGGGTAAAGCAGCAAGCTGAGCGGGAGGCTGAAAAGGAGCAAAAGCGCCTGGAGCGGCTACAGCGGAAGCTTGCAGAACCCAAGCACTGCTTTGCTAGCCCTGACTACCAGCAGCAGTGCCACGAGATGGCTGAGCGGCTGGAGGATTCCGTCCTTAAAG GTATGCAAGCTGCTTCCAGCAAGATGGTATCAGCAGAAATCAGTGAGAATCGGAAGCGGCCTAACAAATCAAAAACAGACCAAGGAGCCAgtgcaaagaaaaggaaatgcttttG GTTGGGCATGGAAGGACTAGAGACTGCTGAGGGATCCAGTTCTGAAAGCTCAGATGATGACAGAGAAGAAGCACCTAGTACTTCAGGAATGAACTTCTCCTCTCCAAAAAATGGCAGGCATGATGTTGAGATGGCGGGCGAATTGCCCAGCAGTTCTCAGAGGGAGGAAGAATTGAGTACAGACTCTGGATTATCAGAACAAGTACAGAGCCCAGTGACTGACTCTGGGAAGAGTATTTCAGAAGACTTGGGTGCAGAACTGGGAGAGACATCTACTAAGGAGCACGAGGGGAGGAAGATGGTGAGAGAAGCAGAGaccaaggagagaaagaaagcagagtgTCAAGAACTCATAGAAAGGGAGGCAGCTGGTGCTGGATGGAGTAAggataaagagaagaaagaaatcactgATGGAGAAATAGTTGACAAGGTAGCTCCTGGAGAGATCAGGGAAAATGTCTCCGTTGACAAACTGGAGGAAAAACAGTCAGGAAACACA gttCTTGGTCAGGAAGCTATGGATTTGCTGGCATTCAGCTCTGCTGCAGAACTGGAGTCATTGGGTTTGGAAAAACTCAAGAGTGAACTGATGGCCCTTGGACTGAAGTGTGGGGGGACACTACAGGAACGGGCAGCAAGACTCTTCTCTGTCCGAGGATTGGCAAAGGAGCAGATTGACCCAACTTTATTTGCCAAGCctttgaaaggaaagaagaaatga
- the LOC124962343 gene encoding small ubiquitin-related modifier 2 has product MADEKPKEGVKTENNDHINLKVAGQDGSVVQFKIKRHTPLSKLMKAYCERQGLSMRQIRFRFDGQPINETDTPAQLEMEDEDTIDVFQQQTGGVY; this is encoded by the coding sequence ATGGCCGACGAAAAGCCCAAGGAAGGAGTCAAGACTGAGAACAACGATCATATTAACTTGAAGGTGGCGGGGCAGGATGGTTCTGTGGTGCAGTTTAAGATTAAGAGGCATACACCACTTAGTAAACTAATGAAAGCCTATTGTGAACGACAGGGTTTGTCGATGAGGCAGATCAGATTCCGATTTGATGGGCAGCCAATTAATGAAACAGACACACCTGCACAGTTGGAAATGGAGGATGAAGATACAATTGATGTGTTCCAGCAGCAGACAGGAGGTGTCTACTAA